In one window of Maribacter sp. BPC-D8 DNA:
- a CDS encoding lipopolysaccharide biosynthesis protein, producing the protein MEKSKSSLFSRFGINSDRTKNIVKHMGWSTLYKVGGIVSGFLIVPLTMNYLDKENYGVWLTLSSFVIWFSFFDIGLGSGLRNKFAEAKAKGDLELAKTYVSCAYFTIGFISLCLIVLFIICNFFIKWSTVFNTTTELDDDLSILMPVVFVFFGLQLVVKLINTIYAADQHHSIYHKIEFATKVLSLLMVWVLLNFQPGSLLLYGVIFSAIPVLILLTLNFISFSSTYNKYKPSYKYFKLEYLKEITGIGLNFFIIQIAFMVLMSTDNFVITQIFGPEEVVPYSIAQKYFSILFVAHTVLVSPYWSSITEAYVNNDIKWIRNSVKNVQRIWLMFPVLMLIMVLLSNWFYKIWVGDEVVVPIELSCSMALFVLLLTYQSIYIQFLNGTGKIRLQTYISFVTMTLNIPLSIFLAKTLNFGLSGVVLASCVMLTIPLIFYQIQYEKIILNRAKGIWNQ; encoded by the coding sequence TTGGAAAAATCAAAATCATCATTATTTAGTAGGTTCGGAATTAATTCTGATAGGACAAAGAATATTGTCAAACATATGGGGTGGTCTACTCTATATAAAGTTGGAGGTATTGTTTCTGGATTTTTAATAGTTCCCTTAACGATGAATTATTTAGATAAAGAAAATTATGGTGTCTGGCTTACGTTAAGTTCATTTGTAATTTGGTTTTCTTTTTTTGATATTGGTTTAGGTAGTGGTCTTAGAAATAAATTTGCAGAGGCAAAAGCAAAAGGTGACTTGGAATTGGCTAAGACCTATGTTAGTTGTGCATATTTTACCATTGGTTTCATTAGCTTATGCTTAATTGTTTTATTTATAATTTGTAATTTTTTTATCAAATGGTCTACTGTTTTTAATACTACTACGGAATTGGATGATGATTTGAGTATTTTAATGCCAGTAGTTTTTGTTTTTTTTGGACTGCAATTGGTAGTTAAGTTAATTAATACTATTTATGCTGCGGATCAACATCATTCAATTTATCATAAAATAGAATTTGCTACAAAAGTTTTGTCACTTTTAATGGTTTGGGTGCTTCTTAATTTTCAACCAGGTTCACTTTTATTATATGGTGTTATTTTTTCAGCTATTCCTGTGTTGATTTTATTGACACTTAATTTTATTTCTTTTTCATCAACTTATAATAAATATAAGCCATCATATAAATACTTTAAACTAGAATATTTAAAGGAAATTACTGGGATTGGTTTAAACTTTTTTATTATTCAGATTGCTTTTATGGTTCTTATGTCAACTGATAATTTTGTTATCACTCAAATTTTTGGACCTGAGGAAGTGGTCCCTTACAGTATTGCTCAAAAATATTTTTCCATACTTTTTGTTGCTCATACGGTTTTAGTATCTCCTTATTGGTCATCTATTACAGAAGCCTATGTTAATAATGATATAAAGTGGATAAGAAACTCTGTGAAAAATGTTCAAAGAATTTGGTTGATGTTCCCTGTTTTGATGTTGATTATGGTTTTATTATCAAATTGGTTTTATAAAATATGGGTTGGGGATGAAGTTGTTGTTCCCATAGAGTTGTCATGTTCTATGGCGTTGTTTGTTTTGTTATTAACATATCAGTCTATTTATATTCAATTTTTGAATGGAACAGGCAAGATTCGCCTGCAAACTTATATTAGTTTTGTAACTATGACCTTAAACATACCGTTAAGTATATTTTTAGCTAAAACTTTAAACTTTGGATTAAGTGGGGTGGTCCTAGCTTCTTGTGTGATGCTAACTATTCCACTCATATTTTATCAAATACAGTATGAAAAAATTATTTTAAATAGAGCCAAAGGGATTTGGAATCAATAG
- a CDS encoding O-antigen ligase family protein, with protein MEFYQSYKAKYHFSLNFYSLFLLITFIPDFIGLPASLFTNGIWLIRAVMGFWLIHKFKKKIFILNWGEKLFLFVTFVYFLNIAIDVFLQNYPIDLGSPIDLIGFFLCVLVAFSFRYEDSFSTKSSYYFFLFTLALGLLIAFFVAIPSPPPLIGRFDANSTVNTINYGKMGCSMAIVAIYGYKNYKFKFSLLIYPLLVLLGIVSIMRSGSRSPVVVLLLVVVFYVLSDYSFLKGLFIVFCSFLILWFSIGVIIQLSEMIESDIVTRLLASIESGDSSGRDGIYLNVLGKIKDSPIFGSFYLISSGIGKGSYPHNYFLEVFMTTGLIGGIPFIVMALLSLIKCFQLLRYKHAAGWIILLFLQSFFYGMFSSNLFSAEDFWGLCFLVLSIDLITARNNFKVNNKVKII; from the coding sequence ATGGAATTTTATCAAAGTTATAAAGCTAAATATCATTTTTCATTAAATTTTTATAGCCTTTTTTTATTGATAACCTTTATTCCTGATTTTATAGGGCTGCCTGCTTCTTTATTTACTAATGGAATTTGGTTAATAAGGGCAGTTATGGGGTTTTGGTTAATTCATAAGTTTAAAAAGAAAATCTTTATACTTAACTGGGGAGAGAAGTTGTTTTTATTCGTGACATTCGTTTATTTTCTGAATATAGCTATTGATGTTTTTTTGCAAAATTACCCAATTGATCTAGGTAGTCCAATCGATTTGATAGGTTTCTTTTTATGTGTTTTAGTTGCGTTTTCATTTAGATATGAAGATTCTTTTTCAACAAAATCATCTTATTACTTCTTTTTATTTACACTTGCCTTAGGCTTACTAATTGCTTTTTTTGTTGCCATACCTAGTCCACCACCATTAATTGGTCGTTTCGATGCAAATTCAACTGTAAATACAATTAATTATGGTAAAATGGGATGTTCAATGGCTATTGTGGCTATTTATGGATACAAAAATTATAAGTTTAAGTTTAGTTTGTTGATATATCCTCTTTTGGTTTTACTAGGGATAGTTTCTATTATGCGTTCAGGGTCTCGTTCGCCTGTGGTGGTGCTATTGTTAGTTGTTGTTTTCTATGTTCTTTCCGATTATAGTTTTTTAAAAGGTTTGTTCATAGTCTTTTGCTCTTTTCTAATTCTATGGTTCTCTATTGGCGTTATAATTCAATTATCAGAAATGATAGAAAGTGATATAGTGACAAGACTATTGGCTTCAATAGAGAGTGGAGATTCAAGTGGTAGAGATGGGATATATTTAAACGTTTTAGGTAAAATTAAAGATTCTCCGATTTTTGGAAGTTTCTATTTAATCTCGTCAGGAATAGGAAAGGGCTCTTATCCACATAATTATTTTCTGGAGGTATTTATGACTACAGGATTGATTGGAGGTATTCCATTTATAGTTATGGCATTATTATCATTAATAAAATGTTTTCAACTTTTACGATATAAACATGCTGCTGGTTGGATAATATTATTATTTCTTCAATCTTTTTTTTACGGGATGTTCTCGTCAAATTTATTTAGTGCAGAAGATTTTTGGGGTTTATGTTTTCTTGTGTTGTCGATAGATTTAATAACAGCTAGAAATAACTTTAAGGTGAATAATAAAGTAAAAATAATTTGA